From Kangiella sp. TOML190, one genomic window encodes:
- a CDS encoding 4a-hydroxytetrahydrobiopterin dehydratase, whose translation MLLKDQKCVHNDTARSALDANTRDQLLSEQLADWEFDAQIGAIKRKFRFKNYYHTMGFVNAVAWIANKQAHHPDLEVSYGHCLVKYTTHDAGNSVCMNDLICAAQIDALDTNGSFGPNFVTE comes from the coding sequence ATGTTATTAAAAGATCAAAAATGCGTCCATAACGATACTGCTCGCAGCGCTTTGGATGCGAACACTCGCGATCAGCTTTTATCCGAGCAGCTTGCTGACTGGGAGTTTGATGCACAAATAGGCGCGATCAAGCGTAAATTCCGCTTTAAGAATTATTACCATACTATGGGCTTTGTTAATGCAGTGGCTTGGATCGCCAACAAGCAAGCGCATCACCCTGATCTGGAAGTGAGCTATGGTCACTGTCTGGTCAAATACACCACCCACGATGCGGGTAATAGCGTTTGCATGAACGATTTAATTTGCGCAGCTCAGATTGATGCCCTCGACACTAACGGCTCTTTTGGTCCGAATTTTGTTACCGAATAA
- the rsgA gene encoding ribosome small subunit-dependent GTPase A codes for MARRQGKHITDKQHNKKKASIDESSLLAPERGIVVSRFGQQADIANKDFTIIRCFIRKSLDIPVVGDQVVFCRQEQTDQGEEKGVITELLPRNSLLKRPTPHHGIKPVVANIDFIALLLAPALGFSEMMLDRYLVAAKASDLPVWILFNKWDLLNQDEQTVIQQRLKTYQDLGYPLYIISAKQGFGIESFIKDSKGKSLLLAGQSGVGKSTLIKHLFPQHQVATSEISESSGLGTHTTTASRLYRLSQDSYIVDSPGVREFGLWHLDAQLIQQGFIEIAQLSEDCKFRDCKHLKEPKCAVLAAAEAGEIAASRLQNYQYLIQNFEQVNG; via the coding sequence ATGGCACGGCGGCAAGGTAAGCACATTACCGACAAACAACACAATAAGAAAAAAGCTTCTATAGATGAGTCTAGCCTACTGGCGCCAGAACGAGGCATCGTAGTCAGTCGCTTTGGGCAACAAGCAGATATTGCCAATAAAGACTTTACTATTATCCGATGCTTTATTCGTAAATCTTTGGATATTCCGGTGGTTGGCGATCAAGTGGTGTTTTGTCGCCAAGAACAAACAGATCAGGGTGAAGAAAAAGGCGTTATCACCGAATTGTTACCACGCAACAGTTTACTAAAACGCCCCACGCCGCATCATGGTATCAAGCCCGTGGTCGCCAATATCGATTTTATTGCGTTACTATTAGCGCCCGCTCTGGGCTTTTCAGAAATGATGCTTGATCGCTATTTAGTCGCAGCCAAAGCCAGCGACTTGCCGGTTTGGATCCTTTTCAACAAGTGGGATCTGTTAAACCAAGACGAGCAAACTGTCATACAACAGCGGTTAAAAACTTATCAAGATCTTGGTTACCCCTTATACATTATCAGTGCCAAGCAAGGTTTCGGGATAGAGTCATTTATTAAAGACAGCAAGGGTAAAAGCCTGTTATTAGCAGGTCAATCCGGTGTCGGTAAGTCCACCTTGATCAAACATTTGTTTCCACAGCATCAAGTAGCCACCTCCGAGATTTCCGAAAGCTCAGGGCTTGGTACTCATACCACCACCGCTTCACGGCTTTATCGCTTAAGCCAAGACTCTTATATAGTAGACTCACCTGGAGTGCGAGAGTTTGGTTTATGGCATTTGGACGCCCAATTGATTCAACAAGGTTTTATTGAAATCGCGCAATTATCAGAAGACTGTAAGTTTCGCGACTGCAAACACTTGAAAGAGCCAAAATGTGCGGTATTGGCGGCGGCTGAAGCTGGCGAAATCGCGGCTTCCAGACTGCAAAACTATCAATACCTGATCCAAAACTTCGAACAGGTTAACGGCTAA
- the asd gene encoding archaetidylserine decarboxylase (Phosphatidylserine decarboxylase is synthesized as a single chain precursor. Generation of the pyruvoyl active site from a Ser is coupled to cleavage of a Gly-Ser bond between the larger (beta) and smaller (alpha chains). It is an integral membrane protein.) yields the protein MAESFSNQLKVFSQYLIPQHWVSLFMGRVADSNNKSVKNAFINWFIKKYDIDMSIAERQTAEEFDTFNDFFTRSLKDGVRPIAEDPKVIVNPADGKISQLGKIENGFIFQAKEHLFSAKTLLGGDEALAAPFKNGEFATVYLSPKDYHRVHMPMDGRLTQMIHVPGNLFSVNPLTARNVPNLFARNERVVAMFDTEIGPMAMVLVGATIVGSIETVWHGTITPPTRDKLKVWNYPIEDEVELKKGQEMGRFKLGSTVVLLFPENSLEWSKGMKAHAPTVMGSKLAYRT from the coding sequence ATGGCCGAATCTTTTTCTAACCAATTAAAAGTCTTTTCTCAATATTTAATTCCGCAACACTGGGTCTCGCTTTTTATGGGCAGAGTTGCCGACTCAAACAATAAAAGCGTCAAAAATGCTTTTATCAATTGGTTTATCAAAAAATACGACATCGATATGAGCATTGCCGAGCGGCAAACAGCGGAAGAGTTTGACACTTTTAACGATTTTTTTACCCGCTCGCTAAAGGACGGTGTTCGCCCAATCGCTGAAGATCCCAAGGTTATTGTCAATCCTGCGGATGGCAAAATCAGTCAATTAGGAAAAATCGAAAACGGTTTTATTTTCCAAGCCAAAGAGCATTTATTTTCCGCCAAAACCTTGCTCGGTGGTGATGAAGCTCTCGCGGCGCCTTTTAAAAATGGTGAATTCGCAACTGTCTATCTTTCACCCAAGGATTATCATCGTGTGCATATGCCAATGGATGGTCGTTTAACTCAAATGATCCACGTTCCTGGTAATTTGTTTAGCGTGAATCCTTTGACCGCGCGGAACGTTCCAAACCTATTCGCGCGGAACGAACGTGTGGTTGCCATGTTCGATACTGAAATCGGACCTATGGCCATGGTGCTGGTCGGGGCAACCATTGTGGGCAGCATCGAAACCGTTTGGCACGGCACCATTACCCCGCCCACTCGCGATAAACTCAAAGTCTGGAACTATCCTATCGAGGATGAAGTTGAACTCAAGAAAGGCCAAGAAATGGGGCGCTTTAAATTAGGCTCAACGGTAGTATTACTATTCCCCGAAAATAGCCTTGAATGGAGCAAGGGCATGAAAGCACATGCGCCTACGGTTATGGGCAGCAAACTTGCCTACCGGACGTAA
- a CDS encoding cytochrome b has translation MTEKYSLTMRILHWFMALLVLGLICTGWYMEGIPRDAPDKFALYPWHKSFGLTLFLLLIVRLLVRFTSNKPTLPQALPAWEKTLSKVGHFLLYALMLMVPLSGIIMSDMGGGGKLNFFFTTFDILESNKEVAGKARGAHGVLPYVLLGIVVLHILGALKHRFIDKDPEVDVLKRML, from the coding sequence ATGACAGAAAAATATTCTTTAACCATGCGGATTCTGCATTGGTTTATGGCCTTATTGGTTCTAGGCTTAATCTGCACTGGCTGGTATATGGAAGGCATCCCCAGAGATGCCCCGGATAAATTTGCACTCTATCCATGGCACAAATCCTTTGGCCTGACACTATTTTTACTACTTATCGTTAGGCTTTTGGTGCGCTTTACCAGCAATAAACCGACTTTACCGCAAGCGCTACCAGCTTGGGAAAAAACCTTAAGTAAGGTCGGTCACTTCCTGCTTTACGCATTAATGCTGATGGTTCCTTTAAGCGGCATTATCATGTCCGATATGGGTGGTGGCGGCAAACTGAACTTCTTCTTCACAACCTTTGATATTTTAGAGTCCAACAAAGAAGTGGCTGGCAAAGCCCGTGGCGCACACGGTGTCTTACCTTATGTACTGCTGGGGATTGTGGTTTTGCATATTCTTGGTGCACTCAAACACCGCTTTATCGACAAAGATCCAGAAGTGGACGTGTTAAAGCGCATGCTATAA
- a CDS encoding DUF937 domain-containing protein, with protein MGNLLEMVLGQQNSGAIGQIAKNFDLDMGDATKALGSLLPALQGGMQRNVKQQGGLESLLGTLNKNQNQQYVDQPELLGQPQAIDNGNSILGHIFGSKEVSRQVAQQASQQTGLDSSMLKKMLPMAASVLMGSLGKEQARQPMGGNQSMIEGLLDADGDGSMMDDLLGMAGKLFR; from the coding sequence ATGGGTAATCTATTAGAAATGGTATTGGGCCAACAGAATTCTGGCGCGATTGGTCAAATTGCCAAGAATTTTGACTTGGATATGGGGGATGCCACTAAGGCGTTAGGCTCTTTACTTCCAGCACTACAAGGCGGCATGCAGCGCAATGTTAAGCAACAAGGTGGTTTGGAATCTTTGTTGGGAACTTTGAATAAAAATCAAAACCAACAATACGTCGACCAACCTGAATTACTAGGACAGCCACAAGCGATTGACAATGGTAACTCCATTTTGGGTCATATTTTTGGCTCTAAAGAAGTTTCTCGTCAGGTGGCACAACAGGCTTCGCAGCAGACTGGTTTGGATTCTTCTATGCTGAAGAAGATGTTACCGATGGCAGCTTCCGTTTTGATGGGATCCTTAGGAAAAGAGCAAGCCAGACAACCAATGGGCGGTAATCAAAGTATGATTGAAGGCTTGTTGGATGCTGATGGCGATGGTTCTATGATGGACGATTTGCTAGGAATGGCTGGAAAATTATTCCGCTAA
- a CDS encoding MGMT family protein, whose product MTSHMEYFRQQVYLCVAQIPAGKVASYGQIARLAGFPRHARHVSKALGAADKSLQLPWQRVIGANGRIAFKADSDHYARQAALLKKEGVKIINGKINMQQFAWQYVKDKQSDFRPEEFFK is encoded by the coding sequence ATGACCTCGCACATGGAATATTTTCGACAGCAAGTTTACTTATGTGTTGCCCAGATCCCCGCGGGTAAAGTTGCTAGCTACGGACAAATCGCGCGGTTAGCGGGTTTTCCAAGGCATGCGCGGCACGTTTCAAAAGCTTTAGGCGCAGCCGATAAGTCCTTACAACTGCCATGGCAAAGAGTGATTGGCGCTAACGGTAGAATTGCTTTTAAAGCCGACTCGGATCATTACGCGCGCCAAGCAGCCCTGCTAAAAAAAGAAGGCGTTAAGATCATTAACGGCAAAATAAATATGCAACAATTTGCTTGGCAATACGTCAAAGATAAACAATCTGATTTTAGACCGGAAGAGTTTTTTAAATAG
- a CDS encoding TlpA disulfide reductase family protein produces the protein MKQTPNSPAKLHSRQTKIKPKKPIWRHLLEIALLLVVVFGILWWQERHLLSRDDKPLAPSQQLISLDEKRYQIPAAGQKQLLYFFAPWCKICRFSIGNIEAQKPALLKKGFQVRYVALDWQNKTEVAAFAKEQKLTFPVLMGTLETMQQYQVQGFPTYYLVDEQGRISAGSQGYSTSLGIWLRSLNN, from the coding sequence ATGAAGCAAACACCGAATAGTCCTGCAAAGCTCCATTCTCGACAAACAAAAATAAAACCGAAAAAGCCGATCTGGCGTCATCTGCTCGAGATTGCACTGCTATTGGTGGTGGTTTTTGGGATCCTTTGGTGGCAAGAGCGACACCTTCTCAGCCGTGATGATAAGCCTCTTGCTCCCTCCCAACAGCTGATTAGCCTTGACGAAAAGCGCTATCAAATTCCAGCCGCGGGACAAAAGCAGTTGCTCTACTTCTTCGCTCCTTGGTGCAAAATTTGCCGTTTTTCCATTGGTAATATTGAAGCACAAAAGCCAGCGCTGCTTAAAAAGGGATTTCAGGTACGTTATGTCGCGTTAGATTGGCAAAACAAGACTGAAGTCGCTGCTTTTGCCAAAGAACAAAAACTTACCTTCCCCGTCCTGATGGGCACTCTTGAAACCATGCAACAATACCAAGTGCAAGGTTTTCCAACTTATTATTTAGTGGACGAACAAGGCCGGATCAGCGCGGGGTCTCAAGGCTATTCCACCAGTTTGGGGATCTGGCTTCGTAGCCTGAATAATTAG
- a CDS encoding YqcC family protein, with the protein MSQIDWFSKYQDNLATIEQALKITNLWSKTPPSHEAMQSSMPFAVDTMPFENWLQYIFLPRMNEAIRLRQLPPGPAQILPIAEEVYKEQLSLVKPLLDALRKFDEISHLSHLH; encoded by the coding sequence ATGAGCCAAATTGATTGGTTTAGCAAATACCAAGATAACCTTGCCACTATCGAGCAAGCACTAAAGATTACCAATCTATGGAGCAAGACCCCGCCAAGTCATGAGGCGATGCAATCGAGTATGCCCTTCGCGGTGGATACGATGCCGTTTGAAAATTGGTTACAGTATATCTTTTTGCCGCGAATGAATGAGGCGATAAGGCTTCGTCAGCTGCCCCCAGGGCCCGCGCAAATTTTACCGATCGCTGAAGAAGTCTATAAAGAACAACTGAGTTTGGTGAAGCCATTGCTGGATGCATTGCGAAAATTTGATGAAATTTCTCATCTGAGCCATTTACACTAA
- a CDS encoding TonB-dependent receptor domain-containing protein: MNTKATMSLTALAVLTAMTSASLLAEDIHNDEDSANTVTIIGSKHAAKNIPGSALVVDTQQLDEMKYSDATKALQQLPGVYIQQEDGLGLRPNIGLRGTGTGRSGRISLMEDGVLIAPAPYAASSAYYFPTFDRITGIEVLKGPAAIQYGPFTVGGAINFLTRPIADKAQGQIKLGLGQDGDQQLYGYYSDSSDNFGYLIEANKHQYDGFKTITGTNNDTGFDKDDYVAKLRFNSDLDASIYQQFDLKLQHSDEDSDQTYLGLSDADYAANPYRQYSVTQLDNFDGEHDQIMATYYVDFNNGFDAKTTAYRNETKRNWFKLAKLNGESLSDVINSLNTNDANAAGYQAILDGGDSAIGALTIRDNNREYLSRGVQLDFGYEFMVGQTQHELAFGARLHEDEEDRFQRDGDYTQANGLVTVADPGVWGEAGNRIASADAQSYYLQDTISFGDWILTPGLRFEDVDLKRKNWSTPDRSIAASVRENSVSELLPGIGALWSVNETTSLLAGVNKGFAPPGNNPGDEAEESWNYEFGVRFAGSQYSSELIVFVNDYDNILGDCTLSNACDLENQGDKSNGGKAKTQGVELSVQGEFAKNWPARFAYTYTDSEFERSFDSDVWGDVQSGDAIPYIPEHQAQFSFGYDNGQWNLYTAVQYVDEVCTKAACEREAFLKTDSLLVVDLSGEYQLNDSTTLFATIDNLFEEDGIAGRQPYGARPVKDRHARLGVKFNF; the protein is encoded by the coding sequence ATGAACACAAAAGCGACTATGTCTTTAACTGCTTTGGCGGTTTTGACAGCCATGACTTCAGCTTCTCTTTTAGCCGAAGATATCCATAACGATGAGGATTCTGCTAATACGGTCACTATTATCGGCAGTAAACACGCTGCTAAAAATATTCCTGGCTCGGCATTGGTAGTGGATACGCAGCAGTTAGATGAAATGAAATACAGTGACGCCACAAAAGCTTTACAGCAATTGCCCGGGGTTTATATTCAACAAGAGGACGGCCTAGGACTTAGACCGAATATTGGTCTAAGAGGTACTGGAACTGGGCGTTCTGGCCGGATTAGCTTGATGGAAGATGGGGTTCTGATCGCACCCGCACCTTATGCGGCATCTTCAGCTTACTACTTTCCGACTTTTGATAGAATTACCGGAATTGAAGTGCTGAAAGGTCCTGCGGCGATCCAGTACGGTCCTTTTACCGTTGGCGGCGCGATTAATTTCCTAACTCGACCAATAGCCGATAAGGCGCAAGGGCAAATAAAATTGGGCTTAGGGCAAGATGGCGATCAGCAACTTTATGGTTATTACAGTGATTCTAGTGATAATTTTGGTTATTTAATCGAAGCCAATAAACATCAATATGACGGTTTTAAAACCATTACTGGCACCAATAATGATACCGGTTTTGATAAAGACGATTATGTGGCTAAATTGCGTTTTAACAGCGATTTGGATGCTAGCATTTACCAGCAGTTTGATTTAAAGCTGCAGCACTCGGATGAAGATTCGGATCAAACCTATTTGGGCCTTTCGGATGCGGATTATGCCGCTAACCCCTACCGCCAATACAGCGTGACTCAGCTGGATAATTTTGACGGTGAACACGATCAAATTATGGCGACTTACTATGTGGACTTTAACAATGGTTTTGACGCTAAAACTACCGCTTATCGCAATGAAACAAAACGTAACTGGTTTAAATTGGCCAAACTCAATGGCGAGTCGTTATCCGACGTTATTAACAGCCTAAATACTAACGATGCTAATGCTGCAGGTTACCAAGCGATCTTAGATGGTGGCGACTCTGCAATCGGCGCATTAACCATTCGTGATAACAACCGCGAATATTTAAGTCGCGGCGTGCAGTTGGACTTTGGATATGAGTTTATGGTCGGGCAAACGCAGCATGAATTAGCGTTTGGCGCGCGCTTGCATGAAGACGAAGAAGATCGTTTTCAACGCGATGGTGACTATACCCAAGCCAACGGCCTAGTTACGGTTGCAGATCCCGGCGTTTGGGGAGAGGCGGGAAATCGAATTGCCTCGGCTGATGCCCAATCCTATTATTTACAAGATACCATCAGTTTTGGCGATTGGATTTTAACCCCAGGTTTACGTTTTGAAGATGTCGATCTTAAACGCAAAAACTGGAGTACCCCAGATCGCAGTATCGCTGCTAGTGTGCGTGAAAACAGTGTTTCTGAACTGCTACCGGGAATTGGCGCACTGTGGTCTGTTAACGAAACCACGTCATTATTGGCAGGCGTAAATAAAGGCTTTGCTCCTCCGGGTAACAATCCTGGCGACGAAGCGGAAGAAAGCTGGAATTATGAATTTGGTGTACGCTTTGCTGGCAGTCAATATTCGAGCGAATTGATCGTATTCGTAAACGATTATGACAATATTCTCGGCGACTGTACCTTGTCAAACGCTTGTGATTTAGAAAACCAAGGTGACAAGTCCAATGGTGGTAAAGCCAAAACTCAAGGTGTGGAGTTAAGTGTGCAAGGCGAATTTGCCAAAAACTGGCCAGCACGTTTTGCCTATACTTATACTGACTCTGAGTTTGAGCGCAGTTTCGACAGTGATGTCTGGGGCGATGTGCAGTCTGGTGATGCCATACCTTACATTCCAGAGCACCAAGCACAATTTAGCTTCGGTTACGATAATGGGCAGTGGAATCTTTACACAGCGGTGCAGTATGTGGATGAAGTTTGCACCAAAGCAGCTTGCGAGCGCGAAGCTTTCTTGAAAACGGACTCGCTACTGGTGGTGGATCTGTCAGGTGAATATCAGCTAAACGACAGCACCACTTTGTTTGCAACCATCGACAATCTGTTTGAAGAAGATGGTATCGCTGGTCGCCAACCTTATGGCGCGCGTCCGGTTAAAGATCGCCATGCGCGGCTTGGTGTTAAGTTTAACTTCTAG
- a CDS encoding response regulator transcription factor, whose protein sequence is MKKKVLLLEDDKVYAQVLARTLISKGFEVQAYMQIEGFLELAEQFRPDLLIFDLFVEGETSLELIPKTKSLLPQARLLILTGYASIATTVEAIKLGADDYIPKPASSEQILNALRGVKSADSPPEPISVERLEWEHIQRVLQQQAGNISATARILGMHRRTLQRKLAKKPNLK, encoded by the coding sequence ATGAAGAAAAAAGTATTACTGCTCGAGGATGATAAGGTTTATGCGCAGGTGTTAGCGCGAACCTTAATCAGCAAAGGATTCGAAGTTCAGGCCTATATGCAAATCGAGGGTTTTCTTGAGCTCGCCGAGCAGTTCCGGCCAGACTTACTGATTTTCGATTTGTTTGTAGAAGGTGAGACAAGCCTTGAATTGATCCCAAAAACAAAATCCTTATTGCCACAAGCAAGACTGTTAATCCTAACCGGCTACGCCAGTATCGCCACTACCGTTGAGGCGATTAAGTTAGGCGCTGATGACTATATTCCCAAACCAGCTTCGAGCGAGCAAATATTAAATGCCTTGCGTGGAGTCAAAAGTGCTGACTCTCCACCGGAGCCTATTTCGGTCGAGCGTCTTGAGTGGGAGCACATTCAGCGAGTGTTACAACAACAAGCCGGCAATATTTCCGCTACTGCGCGTATTTTGGGGATGCATCGAAGAACTCTGCAGCGTAAATTGGCAAAAAAACCTAATCTTAAGTAA
- a CDS encoding sensor histidine kinase KdpD, with translation MLRTVSLNTAINIDQNLISTLNTLSWLRLVALLAQVGYLFFIRLAPSPVIIMILSLQGLILLLSYFYRRNRLSQKQLFALLLFDLLLFMAYILQTGGISNPLISLSFLQLIIACLSFSRAWAFAILLVAIGFYSYLLWRQPMSHHMDFNHHLVGMWAVYIVSASLLFFVISKQLRDRQLLARKFEQLKAKRQRDEYLMSLGLSNADIAHRLNTPLSSLILLAENLEQLAQNAQFTCQQQQLDWQQDLELLQQQLKLCQYISQQHFKEHNAEAQMINKPILVESFLNNIVRDFKLLRPEIQLQYTSSVEEDFHIISNGGLKHALLNLMDNAANASQDNDSNLIELQLRLETNQALLTIKDNGVGMSADSQSFFGYQPNQDSEGLGIGSLLASANLERCGVTFDILEPVRSEADTGLRLRLRFPEYVESESQLNQAS, from the coding sequence ATGCTGCGAACAGTTTCTCTTAATACCGCCATTAATATCGATCAGAATTTGATTTCGACCTTGAACACCTTAAGTTGGTTACGCTTGGTGGCGTTGCTGGCTCAAGTGGGTTACCTGTTTTTTATCCGGCTAGCTCCTAGTCCTGTGATTATCATGATACTGAGTTTACAAGGGCTTATTCTGCTGCTGAGCTATTTCTACCGCCGTAATCGGTTATCGCAAAAGCAATTATTTGCTTTATTACTATTCGATTTATTGCTGTTCATGGCTTATATCTTGCAAACTGGCGGGATCTCGAATCCTTTAATTTCTCTGAGTTTTTTGCAACTAATTATTGCTTGCTTAAGCTTTTCTCGTGCTTGGGCTTTCGCCATTTTACTGGTTGCAATAGGATTTTATAGTTACCTACTGTGGCGTCAGCCAATGTCGCATCATATGGACTTTAATCACCACCTAGTTGGCATGTGGGCAGTCTATATCGTTAGCGCCAGTTTATTATTTTTTGTGATCAGTAAGCAGCTAAGAGATCGCCAATTATTAGCAAGAAAATTCGAGCAACTAAAAGCTAAGCGACAAAGGGATGAATATCTAATGTCACTAGGCTTATCGAACGCAGATATTGCCCACCGCTTAAATACGCCATTATCAAGTTTAATTTTACTTGCTGAAAATCTCGAACAACTGGCTCAAAATGCCCAGTTCACTTGCCAACAACAGCAACTAGATTGGCAGCAAGATCTTGAGCTGTTACAGCAACAGCTTAAACTCTGCCAATATATCAGTCAGCAACACTTTAAAGAGCACAATGCTGAAGCTCAGATGATCAACAAGCCCATTTTAGTCGAGTCCTTTTTAAACAATATTGTGCGTGACTTTAAGTTGCTACGTCCTGAAATTCAGTTGCAATATACCTCCAGCGTTGAGGAGGATTTTCATATTATTAGCAATGGCGGCCTTAAGCATGCGCTGCTAAATTTAATGGATAATGCAGCCAATGCTTCTCAGGATAATGATAGCAATCTTATTGAGTTGCAGTTAAGGTTGGAGACAAATCAAGCATTGCTTACCATTAAGGATAATGGTGTTGGAATGTCTGCTGATTCACAAAGCTTTTTTGGATACCAACCTAATCAAGATTCCGAGGGTCTGGGGATTGGAAGCCTATTAGCCAGCGCTAACCTAGAGCGCTGTGGAGTGACTTTTGATATTCTTGAGCCGGTCCGAAGCGAGGCAGATACAGGGCTAAGGCTTCGGTTACGCTTTCCTGAATATGTCGAGTCAGAGAGTCAGCTAAATCAAGCGAGCTAG
- a CDS encoding transporter — protein MKSITALTICALAITSLSSLADNSRPDSHAPINIMGDHTHKAGEWMLSYRFMDMKMSDNYIDSDDVSSQDVLEDYMVAPLEMTMRMHMLGVMYAPSDKVTLMAMTHYLDNDMNHLTRMGMTFSTDTSGLGDTSVSALVNIQQDSSSSTHYQVGISFSTGDIKERGNTPMGNVRLPYPMQLGSGTYDAILALTHKEYFANSSWGIQGKQIIRTGHNDLDYRLGNRFELNSWYAYNLNHQWATSAGIRYLNQKDIKGADSALNPMMVPTADPKLRSGYAWDLSLGLNFNLHNGHRLGFEFTKTVHQDLDGPQLGRDWSATLGWQYAL, from the coding sequence ATGAAATCAATTACTGCACTAACCATTTGCGCGCTGGCAATAACATCACTTTCAAGCTTGGCTGATAATAGCCGTCCGGATAGCCATGCCCCTATCAACATTATGGGCGATCATACCCATAAAGCTGGGGAGTGGATGCTATCTTATCGCTTTATGGATATGAAAATGTCAGACAACTACATCGACTCTGATGACGTTTCTAGCCAAGACGTACTTGAAGATTATATGGTTGCGCCATTAGAAATGACCATGCGAATGCATATGCTAGGCGTGATGTATGCCCCATCCGATAAAGTCACCTTAATGGCGATGACCCACTATTTAGACAATGATATGAATCATTTAACTCGGATGGGCATGACATTCAGTACTGATACTTCAGGGCTGGGAGATACTAGCGTCAGTGCTTTAGTTAATATCCAACAAGATAGCTCCTCAAGCACCCACTACCAAGTTGGCATTTCGTTTTCTACGGGCGACATCAAAGAGCGAGGCAACACGCCTATGGGAAATGTTCGCCTGCCGTACCCAATGCAACTAGGTTCAGGAACCTACGATGCGATTCTCGCTCTAACCCACAAAGAATACTTCGCCAATAGCTCTTGGGGCATTCAGGGCAAACAAATCATCCGCACTGGTCACAACGACCTCGACTACCGATTAGGCAATCGGTTCGAACTTAATAGTTGGTATGCTTATAACCTAAATCACCAATGGGCTACCAGCGCCGGTATTCGTTACCTTAATCAAAAAGACATCAAAGGTGCGGATTCAGCACTAAATCCGATGATGGTACCAACAGCAGATCCGAAGCTTCGTAGTGGCTATGCCTGGGATCTCAGCCTCGGCCTTAACTTTAATCTTCACAATGGCCATCGACTTGGGTTCGAATTTACCAAAACCGTCCACCAGGATTTAGATGGCCCTCAGCTTGGTCGTGACTGGAGCGCCACCCTAGGCTGGCAATATGCTCTGTAA
- the greB gene encoding transcription elongation factor GreB: protein MKRSNLITLAGATTLRNELSHLVRVLRPEVTKALGAAAAEGDRSENAEYIYRKKQLREIDRRLRYLQKRCEEFQVIEHKPQQQDKVFFGAEVTLEDEDGAEVMYRIVGSDEFDQEPHYISVDSPMARALLQKQLDDEVRVQLPQRHKDYWITAIYYPDLG, encoded by the coding sequence ATGAAACGCTCCAATTTAATCACCCTAGCGGGAGCCACTACCCTGCGCAATGAATTGTCCCACCTAGTTAGAGTCTTACGGCCAGAAGTCACCAAAGCGCTCGGAGCAGCTGCCGCCGAAGGTGATCGCAGCGAAAACGCCGAGTACATCTATCGTAAGAAACAACTTAGAGAAATAGACCGACGCTTGCGCTATTTGCAAAAACGCTGTGAAGAATTTCAAGTTATCGAACACAAACCGCAACAGCAGGATAAAGTCTTTTTTGGCGCCGAAGTGACCTTGGAGGATGAGGATGGGGCTGAGGTTATGTATCGCATTGTGGGCTCGGACGAGTTTGATCAGGAGCCACACTACATTAGCGTCGATTCGCCGATGGCACGCGCCTTGCTACAAAAGCAACTCGACGATGAAGTGAGGGTACAGCTACCACAAAGGCACAAAGACTATTGGATCACCGCGATTTACTATCCCGATCTGGGTTAA